The Pandoraea vervacti DNA window GGCTCGACGGTTCGAGCCAATAAGGGACCTCCGGTAATTCAATGGGTGCCGGTTTCGCGCGGGGCGGGTCGACATGGAAAGTCGCATTCAGAGGATGCTCGGGAAGTTGAAGACATGGACGCGAACGATCAGACGCGACGCCCACGTGCTGTATCTGGCGGCCCGGGACGCCCGGGTGCCTTGGTACGCGAAGGCCCTGGCGCTGTTCGTGGCGGGATATGCGCTCTCGCCCATCGATCTGATTCCCGATTTCATTCCTGTCATCGGACTGCTCGATGACGCGATACTGGTTCCGCTCGGCATCGTCATCGTCCTGAAACTGATCCCGCCGGACGTGCTCGCCGAGCTTCGCGCCACGGCCGCTGCGACGCAAAGACCCGTGAGTCGCGTGGCGGCGGTGGTCATTGCGATGGCGTGGGGCGTAGCCATTGTGGCTGGCGTTTGGTTCGTGTACCGGCGGTTCGCGTCGCAATGACGGTGGATGGTGGATGCGGGGATGCGGGGATGAGCAAGCGTGCCGTTCTCAGGTAACGCCGAGCGGCGTTTCTATGGCATCCGCGAGCGGCAAGTCGAGGCCCGGACGGTGGGCCCGGAAATGAAAAACGGGCCCGAAGGCCCGTATTTTCAAGCGATTTGACCGTCTTTCGTTGTCGTTGACGGTCAAGGAATTGGTGGAGCCGGCGGGGATCGAACCCGCGTCCGCAAGTACTCCACGACCAGTTCTACATACTTAGTTCAGTCGTTTGATTTAACTGCTTTGTCGCGGACGAACACGCTACGCAGCAGCGATCCACTAAGTTTTCGACCCTGGCGTCATGGCGCTGCCAAAGCTTAACTGACGTATATGACCTCTGGCGGTATTGCTACCGGTCTTGCGACACTAGTCCGTCAGTGAACTAGGCAGAGGACGGCGGCCCTTAGGCTACCAGCTTGTAACGAGAGTCGTTAGCAGTTACTTAATTTCCCATTGATTAACGAGGTGACGGGTCCTCGGTATGCCCTGAATCGCTTTGCTACCCACGTCGAAACCATGTCGGCCCCTGTGGAACTTCGCATTATGACACAAATGCCTCACTTGAGTGCGAAGTCCACCCGCGTGGTCGCCCCCTTGTCCTTGATGCCGTCCGCGTTGAGCTTCGGCGCCACAACGAACAGCCGGTCGGACGCAATCTTGCCGTCCAGCCATGACCGCACGCGCTGAGCACGCCGCTCGGCCAGCGCCCGCAAATCGTCCTCTCCGACCTTGACGTTCGTCTCCAGGAGCTTTTCCATCTCGTCGTCGGGCAGCGACTTGGTAAAGCCGATCATGTTGCGCGGCTTGGCAAAGTCCGCCGCCTTGTAGGCGGCCGTCAGGTATTTGCTGCGCTCCTCCGGCGTGACCGTGACGCTGTCCACGTCGACGCTCTCGCCCTTGCCGACCATCGCCTTGACCTTCTGGGCCTTGATGGCGCGTTCCACAGCAACGCTGCGCAGGCCGTCGGTGTCTTTCGCCGGGTCGACCCGGCCCACGATATCAAGCTTGAGCGCCTCACGGTCGTTGAGCGCCTTGACCAGCGTTTCCAGACGTTTCTCGTCGGCCGGCGTCAGGCGTGCACTGCCAGGCGCGAATTCAACGTAGCCCAGCTCCTGATCGCCACCGCCAAACGCAGACGCCAGCAAGCT harbors:
- a CDS encoding YkvA family protein translates to MESRIQRMLGKLKTWTRTIRRDAHVLYLAARDARVPWYAKALALFVAGYALSPIDLIPDFIPVIGLLDDAILVPLGIVIVLKLIPPDVLAELRATAAATQRPVSRVAAVVIAMAWGVAIVAGVWFVYRRFASQ